A region from the Haloarcula limicola genome encodes:
- a CDS encoding M24 family metallopeptidase, whose amino-acid sequence MSLTSRLDAYLAENDLRAVWFAGPNGFAWLTGGGDSVVDREGTMGVAAAGYDGEGVTVVTNNIEASRLRDEELNEGVTIETFEWYETSLAEAVASVSPTPAAADFDVADFASVDASELRQPLTDRQIERYRDLSADAAAAIESVARGASPDDTERAVAADLRHELFARGVESPVALVGSAARAQRYRHYTPKDEPLGEYALLSVTAQRDGLHTSCTRTVAFDPPEWLGERTRKAMRVETTALAATRAVAEDGGTAADVFEAIRDAYDAVGWDGEWRNHHQGGAAGFAGREWVATPDGDAPVTVPQGYAYNPTIAGSKSEDTHLVTSGGVELLSETGEWPTRDVSAVGYDLELSRHGVLSR is encoded by the coding sequence ATGTCACTGACTAGCCGTCTCGATGCGTATCTAGCTGAGAACGACCTGCGAGCGGTGTGGTTCGCGGGGCCGAACGGGTTCGCGTGGCTGACCGGCGGCGGCGACAGCGTCGTCGATCGAGAGGGCACGATGGGAGTCGCCGCGGCGGGCTACGACGGCGAGGGCGTGACCGTCGTGACGAACAACATCGAGGCGAGTCGGCTCCGGGACGAGGAGCTCAACGAGGGGGTCACGATCGAGACGTTCGAGTGGTACGAGACGTCGCTGGCCGAGGCGGTCGCGTCGGTGAGTCCGACGCCGGCCGCGGCCGACTTCGACGTGGCCGACTTCGCGTCGGTCGACGCGAGCGAACTCCGCCAGCCGCTGACCGACCGCCAGATCGAGCGGTACCGCGACCTGAGCGCCGACGCCGCCGCGGCGATAGAGTCCGTGGCGCGGGGAGCGAGTCCCGACGACACCGAACGAGCCGTCGCCGCCGACCTGCGTCACGAGTTATTCGCTCGCGGCGTCGAGTCGCCGGTGGCGTTGGTCGGGAGCGCCGCGCGCGCCCAGCGGTATCGCCACTACACACCGAAGGACGAACCGCTGGGCGAGTACGCGCTGCTGTCGGTGACTGCCCAGCGCGACGGCTTGCACACCAGCTGTACGCGGACGGTGGCGTTCGACCCGCCCGAGTGGCTCGGAGAGCGGACGCGGAAGGCGATGCGCGTCGAGACGACGGCGCTCGCTGCGACCCGAGCCGTCGCCGAAGACGGCGGCACGGCCGCCGACGTGTTCGAAGCGATTCGGGACGCCTACGACGCCGTCGGGTGGGACGGCGAGTGGCGAAACCACCACCAGGGCGGCGCGGCCGGGTTCGCCGGCCGCGAGTGGGTCGCGACGCCGGACGGGGACGCGCCCGTGACGGTGCCACAGGGATACGCCTACAACCCGACGATAGCGGGGTCGAAGAGCGAGGACACCCATCTCGTCACGAGCGGGGGTGTCGAACTGCTCTCAGAGACGGGCGAGTGGCCGACTCGCGACGTCTCGGCCGTCGGCTACGACCTCGAACTCTCTCGCCACGGCGTGCTCTCTCGCTGA
- a CDS encoding Gfo/Idh/MocA family protein, whose translation MTTEPLDIGVLGYRFMGKAHANAFARLPMFFDDAPELNREVVVGRDEEALAEAADSLGFARTATDWRDVIDEVDVFYNLGPNHVHAEPSIAALEAGTPVFCEKPLAPTLDDAERMADAAAGTDVPAGIAFNYRFIPAIQYAKRLLESGELGEIRHFRGRYLQDWLTDPEAPWSWRNDEEMAGSGALGDLGAHTVDLARFLVGDIEELSGHLRTFVDERPLEDENETRPVTVDDAYSAQVAFENGVMGTLEATRMANGNKNNHTIEIEGTKGSLRFSLERLNELELLREDGRGYETILMTDPEDPYLDHWWPPGHVIGWEHTFVHENYEFLSAVADGGAYEPGFADGLAVQRVLDAVERSDDGREWVGVE comes from the coding sequence ATGACGACAGAACCACTCGACATCGGCGTACTGGGGTATCGCTTCATGGGCAAGGCGCACGCGAACGCGTTCGCGCGGCTGCCCATGTTCTTCGACGACGCGCCCGAGCTCAACCGCGAGGTCGTCGTCGGCCGCGACGAGGAGGCGCTCGCCGAGGCGGCCGACAGCCTCGGCTTCGCGCGGACGGCGACCGACTGGCGGGACGTGATCGACGAGGTCGACGTCTTCTACAACCTCGGGCCGAACCACGTTCACGCCGAACCGTCCATCGCCGCGCTGGAGGCCGGGACCCCCGTGTTCTGCGAGAAGCCGCTGGCTCCGACGCTCGACGACGCCGAGCGGATGGCCGACGCCGCGGCCGGAACGGATGTACCGGCGGGCATCGCCTTCAACTACCGGTTCATCCCGGCTATCCAGTACGCGAAGCGACTGTTAGAGAGCGGCGAACTCGGCGAGATCCGACACTTCCGCGGGCGGTATCTGCAGGACTGGCTGACCGACCCCGAGGCCCCGTGGTCGTGGCGCAACGACGAGGAGATGGCCGGCAGCGGCGCGCTCGGCGACCTCGGCGCGCACACCGTCGACCTCGCGCGGTTCCTCGTCGGCGACATCGAGGAGCTGAGCGGCCACCTGCGCACGTTCGTGGACGAGCGGCCGCTGGAGGACGAAAACGAAACGCGACCGGTCACGGTGGACGACGCCTACTCCGCGCAGGTCGCCTTCGAGAACGGCGTGATGGGGACCTTAGAGGCCACGCGGATGGCCAACGGCAACAAGAACAACCACACCATCGAAATAGAGGGGACGAAGGGGAGCCTGCGGTTCTCGCTCGAACGGCTGAACGAGCTCGAACTGCTGCGAGAGGACGGCCGGGGGTACGAGACGATCCTGATGACCGACCCCGAGGACCCGTATCTCGACCACTGGTGGCCGCCGGGCCACGTCATCGGCTGGGAGCACACGTTCGTCCACGAGAACTACGAGTTCCTCTCGGCGGTGGCCGACGGCGGCGCGTACGAGCCCGGTTTCGCCGACGGGCTGGCCGTCCAGCGCGTGCTCGACGCCGTCGAGCGCAGCGACGACGGCCGCGAGTGGGTCGGCGTCGAGTAG
- a CDS encoding sugar phosphate isomerase/epimerase family protein, which yields MQVGVLTVPLGDQSLEDALSYLDDIGVDAVELGCGGFTGDDHLPREEYLDDDDARAELRDSLDEHDMEVSALATHNNPLHPDDDRASEADTELREAIELADQLGVDAVTTFSGLPAGGPNDEVPNWITAPWPTEHADAHDYQWEVATEYWSEIADYAADHGVDVAIEMHPNMLVYEPHGMLKLREATNERIGANFDPSHLYWQGIDVTAAIRLLGEEDAIHHFHAKDTKVYEENAREKGVLDTTGYTEEADRSWLFRSIGYGHGEAHWKDVVSTLRMVGYDGTLSIEHEDSLTSGREGLEKAVDVLDRAVFETTPGDAYWAE from the coding sequence ATGCAAGTCGGTGTCCTGACTGTGCCGCTCGGCGACCAGTCCCTCGAAGACGCGCTCTCGTATCTGGACGATATCGGCGTCGACGCCGTCGAACTCGGCTGCGGCGGGTTCACGGGCGACGATCACCTCCCACGCGAGGAGTACCTCGACGACGACGACGCGCGAGCCGAACTCCGAGACTCGCTCGACGAACACGACATGGAGGTGAGCGCGCTGGCGACGCACAACAACCCGCTCCACCCCGACGACGACCGAGCGAGCGAGGCCGACACGGAACTGCGGGAGGCCATCGAACTGGCCGACCAGCTCGGCGTCGACGCGGTCACGACCTTCTCGGGGCTGCCCGCCGGCGGCCCGAACGACGAGGTGCCCAACTGGATCACCGCACCGTGGCCGACCGAGCACGCCGACGCCCACGACTACCAGTGGGAGGTGGCCACGGAGTACTGGTCGGAGATCGCCGACTACGCCGCCGACCACGGCGTCGACGTCGCCATCGAGATGCACCCGAACATGCTCGTCTACGAACCGCACGGCATGCTGAAACTCCGCGAGGCGACCAACGAGCGCATCGGCGCGAACTTCGATCCCTCGCATCTGTACTGGCAGGGTATCGACGTGACCGCCGCCATTCGACTGCTCGGCGAGGAGGACGCCATCCATCACTTCCACGCCAAGGACACGAAGGTCTACGAGGAGAACGCCCGCGAGAAGGGCGTCCTCGACACGACCGGCTACACCGAGGAGGCCGACCGCTCGTGGCTGTTCCGCTCCATCGGCTACGGCCACGGCGAGGCTCACTGGAAGGACGTCGTCTCGACCCTGCGGATGGTGGGCTACGACGGCACGCTCTCCATCGAACACGAGGACTCGCTGACCAGCGGCCGCGAGGGACTGGAGAAGGCCGTCGACGTGCTCGACCGCGCGGTCTTCGAGACGACGCCGGGCGACGCGTACTGGGCGGAGTAG
- a CDS encoding TIGR00266 family protein, which translates to MDFEFTQQPAYTLVKVTLESGESIQAEPEAMVSMSDDVAIATSKSNDGILSSAKSMLGGESLVANTFTAEGGRGEVTLAPPTPGDVHHHEMDDGTLYAVDGSYLASSPEVKIESEFGGLKSMLSGVGVTPLALRGSGHVFVEAFGGLETVELAEGERYTIDNDHVVAWEGTTDFDARRIGGLKSTLLSGEGVVMDFTGPGKVWYQTRGMDAFTSAIAADIASGGRDDNDDGVGVEDLF; encoded by the coding sequence ATGGATTTCGAATTCACACAGCAACCGGCGTATACGCTCGTCAAGGTAACACTCGAAAGCGGAGAGTCGATACAGGCCGAACCGGAAGCGATGGTCTCGATGTCGGACGACGTCGCCATCGCCACGTCGAAGAGCAACGACGGCATCCTCAGTTCGGCGAAGTCGATGCTGGGCGGCGAGTCGCTCGTCGCCAACACGTTCACCGCGGAGGGCGGGCGGGGAGAAGTGACGCTCGCGCCGCCGACGCCCGGCGACGTCCACCATCACGAGATGGACGACGGCACGCTGTACGCCGTCGACGGGTCCTATCTGGCGTCCTCGCCCGAGGTGAAGATCGAATCCGAGTTCGGCGGCCTGAAGTCGATGCTGTCGGGCGTCGGCGTCACGCCGCTGGCGCTGAGAGGGAGCGGGCACGTCTTCGTCGAGGCGTTCGGCGGGCTGGAGACCGTCGAATTAGCCGAGGGCGAACGCTACACGATCGACAACGACCACGTCGTCGCGTGGGAGGGGACCACCGACTTCGACGCCCGTCGCATCGGCGGCCTGAAGTCGACGCTCCTGAGCGGCGAGGGCGTCGTGATGGACTTCACCGGCCCGGGGAAGGTGTGGTATCAGACCCGCGGGATGGACGCCTTCACCTCGGCCATCGCCGCCGACATCGCCTCCGGCGGCCGGGACGACAACGACGACGGCGTCGGCGTCGAAGACCTCTTCTGA
- a CDS encoding methyl-accepting chemotaxis protein, whose protein sequence is MNEAVSERMSGAVLGQFLHALYQVGVVGFAPSGLVPVLSGTGLVAAAAGALYSVRRLRETLAEGETERAALETETDRLTDELESARATRDALVADAAFARTELAERPVAAPSRPERPTATTDGGVVAADDLSSDELSEYLAEYRATVDAAGEGDLRQRMSEETPSASLNELAAEFNEMATAFEQTIETASEFSDDVAGSSEQVTAATQAVKEASESVAGTVQGIADVFHEQHRQISTISSEMSEMSATIEEIAASSNEVTEMADKTERRTVEGIEAGQEAHETMATTVERTDDVVETVRALNDRMEEVGQIVDLIDNIAEQTNILALNASIEAAHASSGAENNGFGVVADEVKTLAEETKGATDQIEDLIEDIQDQTDDAVEEITEMQDSVEDGQVAVDEGLEALESIMEHVQRTSSGVKEISNATDDQAASSEEVASIADDVAETSRENVEEAEHVAAIAEEQNLALGEMYVNARMLTMRAKQLTTLFERYETDD, encoded by the coding sequence ATGAACGAGGCAGTGAGTGAACGGATGTCAGGGGCGGTACTGGGGCAGTTCCTCCATGCCCTGTATCAGGTGGGTGTCGTCGGCTTCGCTCCGTCGGGATTGGTACCGGTTCTCTCGGGGACGGGGCTCGTCGCCGCGGCGGCGGGTGCTCTCTACTCCGTGCGGCGACTCCGTGAGACGCTGGCGGAAGGGGAGACCGAGCGTGCGGCGCTCGAAACGGAGACTGACCGGCTGACCGACGAACTCGAATCGGCCCGAGCGACGCGGGACGCGCTCGTCGCGGACGCCGCATTCGCGCGAACCGAACTCGCCGAGCGGCCCGTAGCCGCTCCGTCGCGGCCGGAGCGACCGACGGCGACGACGGACGGCGGCGTCGTGGCGGCAGACGACCTCTCGTCGGACGAACTCTCGGAGTACCTCGCCGAGTACCGTGCGACGGTCGACGCGGCGGGCGAAGGCGACCTCCGACAGCGGATGAGCGAGGAGACGCCGTCGGCCTCGCTCAACGAACTCGCCGCGGAGTTCAACGAGATGGCGACCGCGTTCGAACAGACTATCGAGACGGCGAGCGAGTTCTCCGACGACGTCGCCGGGTCCTCGGAGCAGGTGACCGCGGCGACCCAGGCCGTCAAGGAGGCCTCCGAGAGCGTCGCCGGGACCGTCCAGGGAATCGCCGACGTCTTCCACGAACAGCACCGGCAGATCTCGACCATCAGCAGCGAGATGTCCGAGATGTCCGCGACCATCGAGGAGATCGCGGCCTCCTCGAACGAGGTCACGGAGATGGCCGACAAGACCGAGCGCCGGACGGTCGAGGGGATCGAGGCCGGACAGGAGGCACACGAGACGATGGCGACGACGGTCGAGCGGACCGACGACGTGGTCGAGACGGTCCGGGCGCTGAACGACCGGATGGAGGAGGTCGGCCAGATCGTCGACCTCATCGACAACATCGCCGAACAGACCAACATCCTCGCGCTGAACGCCTCTATCGAGGCCGCCCACGCCTCCTCGGGCGCGGAGAACAACGGCTTCGGCGTCGTCGCCGACGAGGTGAAGACCCTCGCCGAGGAGACCAAGGGCGCTACCGACCAGATCGAGGACCTCATCGAGGACATCCAGGACCAGACTGACGACGCCGTCGAGGAGATAACGGAGATGCAGGACTCTGTCGAGGACGGGCAGGTGGCGGTCGACGAGGGCCTCGAAGCGCTCGAATCGATCATGGAACACGTTCAGCGGACCAGCTCCGGCGTCAAGGAGATCAGCAACGCTACCGACGACCAGGCGGCCAGTAGCGAAGAGGTCGCCTCCATCGCCGACGACGTGGCCGAGACGTCCCGCGAGAACGTCGAGGAGGCCGAACACGTCGCCGCCATCGCCGAGGAGCAGAACCTCGCGCTGGGCGAGATGTACGTCAACGCGCGGATGCTGACCATGCGCGCGAAGCAGCTCACGACGCTGTTCGAGCGATACGAGACCGACGACTGA
- a CDS encoding ABC transporter substrate-binding protein, with amino-acid sequence MSRSSSARGGAGSGVELLHRLVGGDGGAALDALLDGFERRHPDVSLGDVTDENLSLEVKSRILKENPPDVWIEWPGKNLKPYDDAGVLGDVSAVWESGTMERNYLEGPKEAARFEGTYRAVPINIHRINNLFYNVSQAEAVGVDPASLDSPRALAEEIDRIGEETERLGMLFPMKNPWTVLQMWETVLLGEHGLDTYVGVTDESASAHRRAIADALDIVKRYGEAAPEDRLYTSLTDANARFTRGESVFFHQGDWAAGEYADADGFGYRDDWDHVPFPGTDGLYAMNMDSVVSAAETDNPEAVSTFLGYVGSADGQKRFNQRKGSIPPRTDVDTNAFTPFLQDQQTAFQRSQAQPLSITHGLGVRPAQLIELKTAMSTFVSTWDVEAVADDVVAAFDTRA; translated from the coding sequence ATGTCACGCTCTTCGTCGGCCCGCGGTGGGGCGGGAAGCGGTGTCGAGTTGCTGCATCGGCTGGTCGGTGGCGACGGCGGTGCGGCCCTCGACGCGCTCCTCGACGGATTCGAACGGCGACATCCCGACGTGTCTCTCGGCGACGTCACCGACGAGAACCTCAGTCTGGAAGTCAAGAGCCGCATCCTCAAGGAGAACCCGCCGGACGTGTGGATCGAGTGGCCCGGCAAGAACCTCAAGCCCTACGACGACGCCGGCGTCCTGGGCGACGTCTCGGCGGTCTGGGAATCAGGGACGATGGAGCGCAACTACCTCGAGGGGCCGAAGGAGGCCGCGCGCTTCGAGGGGACCTACCGCGCCGTGCCGATCAACATCCACCGCATCAACAACCTCTTTTACAACGTCTCGCAGGCGGAGGCCGTCGGCGTGGACCCGGCCAGTCTCGACAGTCCGCGTGCGCTCGCGGAGGAAATCGATCGAATCGGCGAAGAGACGGAACGCCTCGGAATGCTGTTCCCGATGAAGAACCCGTGGACGGTCCTGCAGATGTGGGAGACGGTGTTGCTCGGCGAGCACGGGCTCGATACGTACGTCGGCGTCACCGACGAGTCCGCGTCCGCACACCGCCGGGCGATCGCCGACGCGCTGGACATCGTCAAACGGTACGGCGAGGCGGCGCCCGAGGACAGGCTGTACACGTCGCTGACCGACGCGAACGCGCGGTTCACGCGGGGCGAATCGGTGTTCTTCCACCAGGGCGACTGGGCGGCCGGCGAGTACGCCGACGCCGACGGATTCGGCTATCGAGACGACTGGGACCACGTCCCGTTCCCCGGGACCGACGGCCTGTACGCGATGAACATGGACTCCGTCGTCTCCGCCGCGGAGACGGACAATCCCGAGGCCGTCTCGACGTTCCTCGGCTACGTCGGCTCCGCCGACGGGCAGAAGCGATTCAACCAGCGGAAGGGGTCGATACCGCCCCGTACGGACGTCGATACGAACGCGTTCACGCCGTTCTTACAGGACCAGCAGACGGCGTTCCAGCGCTCGCAGGCGCAACCGCTCTCGATCACGCACGGACTGGGCGTCCGTCCCGCACAGCTCATCGAACTGAAGACGGCGATGTCGACGTTCGTCTCGACGTGGGACGTCGAGGCAGTCGCGGACGACGTCGTGGCGGCGTTCGACACGCGGGCCTAA
- a CDS encoding mandelate racemase/muconate lactonizing enzyme family protein, giving the protein MGLANDVDYADLHDPNAEYTMRELSSETMGVTAKRGGGRDVEITDVQTTMVDGNFPWTLVRIYTDAGVVGTGEAYWGAGVPELIERMKPFVVGENPLDIDRLYEHLVQKMSGEGSVEGVTVTAIAGIEVALHDLAGKILEVPAYQLLGGKYRDEMRVYCDCHTEEEADADACAEEARRVVDELGYDALKFDLDVPSGLEKDRANRHLRPGEIRHKAEIVEKVTEEVKDEADVAFDCHWTFSGGSGKRLADAIEDYDVWWLEDPVPPENLEVQEEVTKSTNTPITVGENRYRVTEERRLIENQAVDIIAPDMPKVGGMRETRKVADVANQYYVPVAMHNVSSPVATMASAHVGAAVPNSLAVEYHSYELGWWDDLVEETVIEDGYIEIPEEPGLGLTLDMDAVEEHMVDGDTLFDEA; this is encoded by the coding sequence ATGGGACTGGCGAACGACGTAGACTACGCTGACTTGCACGACCCCAACGCCGAGTACACGATGCGAGAGCTCTCCTCGGAGACGATGGGCGTCACCGCGAAGCGCGGCGGCGGCCGCGACGTCGAGATCACCGACGTCCAGACGACGATGGTCGACGGGAACTTCCCGTGGACGCTCGTCCGCATCTACACCGACGCCGGCGTCGTGGGCACTGGGGAGGCCTACTGGGGAGCCGGCGTCCCGGAACTCATCGAGCGCATGAAGCCGTTCGTGGTGGGCGAGAACCCGCTCGACATCGACCGCCTCTACGAGCACCTCGTCCAGAAGATGTCCGGCGAGGGCAGCGTCGAGGGCGTCACCGTCACCGCGATCGCGGGCATCGAGGTCGCGCTGCACGACCTCGCCGGCAAGATCCTCGAAGTGCCGGCGTACCAGCTGCTGGGTGGGAAGTACCGCGACGAGATGCGCGTCTACTGCGACTGTCACACCGAGGAGGAGGCCGACGCCGACGCCTGCGCCGAGGAGGCCCGCCGCGTCGTCGACGAACTGGGTTATGATGCCCTGAAGTTCGACCTCGACGTTCCCTCGGGGCTGGAGAAGGACCGCGCGAACCGTCACCTCCGTCCGGGCGAGATCCGCCACAAGGCCGAGATCGTCGAGAAGGTCACCGAGGAGGTCAAAGACGAGGCCGACGTGGCCTTCGACTGCCACTGGACGTTCTCCGGCGGCTCCGGCAAGCGGCTGGCCGACGCCATCGAGGACTACGACGTCTGGTGGCTCGAAGACCCGGTTCCCCCGGAGAACCTCGAAGTGCAGGAGGAGGTCACGAAGTCCACGAACACGCCCATCACGGTCGGCGAGAACCGCTACCGCGTGACCGAGGAGCGCCGCCTCATCGAGAACCAGGCGGTCGACATCATCGCGCCCGACATGCCGAAGGTCGGCGGCATGCGCGAGACGCGGAAGGTCGCGGACGTGGCAAACCAGTACTACGTCCCGGTGGCGATGCACAACGTCTCCTCGCCGGTCGCCACGATGGCGAGCGCCCACGTCGGCGCGGCCGTCCCCAACTCCCTGGCCGTCGAGTACCACTCCTACGAACTCGGCTGGTGGGACGACCTCGTCGAGGAGACGGTCATCGAGGACGGCTACATCGAGATCCCCGAAGAGCCGGGCCTGGGCCTCACGCTCGACATGGACGCCGTCGAGGAGCACATGGTCGACGGCGACACCCTCTTCGACGAAGCGTAG
- a CDS encoding GAF domain-containing protein yields MSETISVLQVDDDPAFVELAAEFLEREDDRLRVRTARSAGEGLAALDAEPVDCIVSDFEMPETNGLELLDAVREEHPELPFVLFTGKGSEEVASEAIRRGATDYLQKQSGTEQYALLANRVRNAVETYRSARHAAEEERISTVVREANRVLVRAGSCADIEARICELISRADPYQFAWIGRLDDETDRIEPSSWAGGGGYLDDITVTADETDTGLGPAGTALREQRFAATQDVKSDSEFTPWREAALEYGFRSVAGIPLTYDSERHGVLVVYADRPRAFDETEAQLLTELGDDIAHALHAQRVRTDLERTTVRLEGLFENSPDMINLHDGDGTIVDANPMLCEKLGYSVGELVGTKIWEIDDQITPEEARELWSSLAPGERHELQSEFRRCDGSTFPVEVHLRRLRDEGDDRFLVTSHDVSDQRERQQQLEARSTAIESATDGMAILDEDEGYTFVNQAHADVYGYDSPEAFYGENWRMCYGRAEAERFEREVMPILAADGEWIGKATGRRRSGETFMQEISLTQLDDGAIICVVRDISEREAHRKRLEQLQRRTQALMTTQSVEETAAVAVDVADDVLGAELSGFHESSEDGRRLTLVAQTDGHGSTFESSHAYERDSDDPVDSVVWEAFDRGTPYYVDDCAEHERLAGNTPAGSVIICPIADHGVFVVSAAEPNAFDETDHTLADILASTFTAALQRVDRESLLRERERELTRQNERLAEFANVVSHDLRNPLSVLEGSLELAEETGDPEHFERSRQALSRMEQLIDDVLALARQGGDVDELDAVEVETIAEACWRNVATGEASLRVERGGSIRASESRFKQLVENLFRNSVEHSDRPVTVTVGVLDGGRGFYVEDDGDGIPPAERERVFESGYSNASGGTGFGLAIVQRIVAAHGWEIAIEESDAGGARFEVTGVEPVE; encoded by the coding sequence ATGAGCGAGACGATCAGCGTCCTCCAGGTCGACGACGACCCGGCGTTCGTGGAGTTAGCGGCCGAGTTCCTCGAACGGGAGGACGACCGTCTCCGCGTCCGAACCGCGAGGTCCGCAGGTGAAGGACTGGCGGCGCTGGACGCGGAACCGGTAGACTGCATCGTCTCAGATTTCGAGATGCCGGAGACGAACGGACTGGAGCTGCTCGACGCCGTCCGCGAGGAGCATCCGGAGTTACCGTTCGTCCTGTTCACCGGGAAGGGGTCCGAAGAGGTCGCGAGCGAAGCGATCCGCCGGGGAGCGACCGATTACCTGCAGAAACAGAGCGGCACCGAACAGTACGCGCTGCTGGCCAACCGCGTCCGGAACGCCGTCGAGACGTATCGCTCGGCCCGGCATGCCGCCGAAGAGGAGCGCATCAGTACCGTCGTTCGAGAGGCCAACCGGGTGTTGGTGCGTGCCGGATCCTGTGCGGACATCGAGGCGCGGATCTGCGAACTCATCAGTCGCGCCGACCCGTACCAGTTCGCGTGGATCGGCCGTCTCGACGACGAGACGGACCGTATCGAGCCCAGCAGTTGGGCCGGCGGCGGGGGGTATCTCGACGATATCACGGTCACGGCCGACGAGACCGATACCGGGCTGGGCCCGGCCGGGACCGCGCTCCGCGAACAGCGATTCGCCGCCACGCAGGACGTGAAATCGGACTCCGAGTTCACGCCGTGGCGCGAGGCCGCCCTGGAGTACGGCTTCCGTTCGGTCGCCGGGATTCCGCTGACCTACGATTCGGAGCGCCACGGCGTCCTCGTCGTCTACGCCGATCGACCGCGCGCCTTCGACGAGACCGAAGCGCAACTGCTCACCGAACTCGGCGACGACATCGCCCACGCGCTACACGCCCAACGGGTCCGGACCGACCTCGAACGGACGACGGTACGCCTCGAAGGGCTCTTCGAGAACTCGCCGGACATGATAAATCTCCACGACGGGGACGGCACTATCGTCGACGCGAATCCGATGCTCTGTGAGAAGCTCGGGTACTCGGTCGGCGAACTAGTCGGCACTAAGATCTGGGAGATCGACGACCAGATCACCCCCGAGGAGGCCCGCGAACTCTGGTCCAGTCTGGCCCCCGGAGAGCGCCACGAACTGCAGAGCGAGTTTCGACGGTGCGACGGCTCGACGTTCCCCGTCGAAGTCCACCTGCGCCGTCTCCGTGACGAGGGCGACGACCGTTTTCTCGTCACCAGCCACGACGTCTCCGACCAGCGAGAGCGCCAACAGCAGTTGGAGGCGCGGTCGACCGCCATCGAGTCGGCGACGGACGGGATGGCGATCTTAGACGAGGACGAGGGGTACACCTTCGTCAACCAGGCCCACGCCGACGTGTACGGCTACGACTCGCCCGAGGCGTTCTACGGCGAAAACTGGCGAATGTGTTACGGGAGAGCGGAGGCCGAACGCTTCGAGCGCGAGGTCATGCCGATACTGGCCGCCGACGGGGAGTGGATCGGGAAGGCGACCGGCAGACGGCGGAGCGGTGAGACGTTCATGCAGGAGATCTCGCTGACCCAGCTCGACGACGGTGCGATCATCTGCGTCGTTCGAGATATCAGCGAGCGAGAGGCCCACCGAAAGCGCCTCGAACAGCTACAGCGTCGGACGCAGGCGCTGATGACGACCCAATCAGTCGAGGAGACGGCGGCCGTCGCCGTCGACGTCGCGGACGACGTGCTCGGCGCGGAACTCAGCGGGTTTCACGAGTCGAGTGAAGACGGGCGACGGCTGACGTTAGTCGCGCAGACCGACGGCCACGGCTCGACGTTCGAGTCGTCCCACGCGTACGAACGCGACAGCGACGACCCGGTCGATTCGGTCGTCTGGGAGGCCTTCGATCGGGGGACGCCGTACTACGTGGACGACTGCGCCGAACACGAGCGGTTGGCCGGGAACACCCCGGCCGGCAGCGTGATTATCTGTCCGATCGCAGACCACGGCGTGTTCGTCGTCTCGGCCGCGGAGCCGAACGCGTTCGACGAGACGGATCACACGCTCGCCGACATCCTGGCCTCGACGTTCACGGCGGCGCTTCAGCGGGTGGACCGCGAGTCGCTCCTGCGCGAACGGGAGCGCGAACTGACGAGGCAGAACGAGCGGCTGGCGGAGTTCGCGAACGTCGTGAGTCACGACCTGCGGAACCCGCTCAGCGTCCTCGAAGGCTCGCTGGAACTGGCTGAGGAGACGGGCGATCCCGAACACTTCGAACGGAGCCGGCAGGCACTCTCACGCATGGAGCAGCTCATTGACGACGTCCTCGCGCTCGCCCGACAGGGCGGGGACGTAGACGAGCTCGACGCGGTCGAGGTCGAGACGATAGCCGAGGCGTGCTGGCGAAACGTGGCGACCGGCGAGGCGTCGCTCCGCGTCGAACGCGGGGGCAGTATCCGGGCCAGCGAGAGCCGGTTCAAACAGCTCGTCGAGAACCTGTTCAGGAACTCGGTCGAACACAGTGACCGACCCGTCACCGTAACGGTCGGCGTCCTCGACGGCGGACGGGGGTTCTACGTCGAGGACGACGGCGACGGCATCCCCCCGGCGGAGCGCGAACGGGTCTTCGAGAGCGGCTATTCGAACGCCTCGGGCGGGACCGGGTTCGGCCTCGCGATCGTCCAGCGCATCGTCGCGGCCCACGGCTGGGAGATCGCCATCGAAGAGAGCGACGCGGGCGGCGCGCGCTTCGAGGTGACCGGCGTCGAACCGGTCGAGTAG